A stretch of Chitinophaga caeni DNA encodes these proteins:
- a CDS encoding FecR family protein — MDRQELLEQIDKYLSGQLSAEEADQLDQVLNEMARAGRFPGIMPKGNKKELLKAQLFSEIRQRIKPGRKLQWIRWAAAAAILVFVSLGLGLLFKNEPVHFISLKTGTGERKKITLPDQSVVWMGPGTELSYAEKFLDHRKIVLKNGAAFFDVQSLPDHPFQVDIDSLTVDVLGTSFQITAYEEYQYWAVGVSSGKVQVRKYDQVLGIVTAENLLKINKEKYQVVSKSISNVDIESLVNNKINFEDMPLNDALVLLGKYYPVTFSSHERSEVRITGSLSANLKIGQVIRVLQELVPKDIKFTKLSEGQYLVE; from the coding sequence TTGGATCGACAGGAATTACTGGAGCAAATAGACAAATACTTATCGGGACAGTTATCTGCCGAGGAGGCGGATCAATTAGACCAGGTGCTGAATGAAATGGCTCGTGCTGGCCGATTTCCAGGTATTATGCCGAAAGGTAATAAGAAAGAATTGTTGAAGGCGCAATTGTTTTCTGAAATCAGGCAGAGGATTAAACCCGGGAGAAAACTTCAATGGATACGGTGGGCCGCGGCCGCGGCAATACTTGTATTTGTATCCCTGGGATTGGGGCTGTTATTCAAGAATGAGCCTGTTCATTTCATTAGCCTGAAAACTGGTACCGGGGAACGGAAGAAAATTACATTACCGGATCAAAGTGTGGTGTGGATGGGACCCGGAACCGAATTGTCGTATGCCGAGAAATTTTTGGATCACCGGAAAATTGTACTTAAAAACGGGGCCGCTTTTTTTGATGTGCAGTCATTGCCTGATCATCCATTCCAGGTGGATATTGATAGTTTAACCGTAGATGTATTGGGAACTTCATTCCAAATAACTGCATATGAAGAATACCAATATTGGGCAGTAGGTGTGAGCTCCGGTAAGGTCCAGGTAAGAAAATATGATCAAGTTCTCGGTATTGTTACGGCTGAAAATTTATTGAAAATTAATAAGGAAAAATACCAGGTAGTTAGTAAAAGCATATCAAATGTTGATATAGAATCATTGGTCAATAATAAGATCAATTTTGAAGATATGCCGCTAAATGATGCGCTCGTATTATTAGGAAAATATTATCCGGTCACGTTTAGTTCCCACGAAAGATCGGAAGTGCGTATTACGGGCTCATTGAGTGCCAATTTGAAGATAGGGCAAGTTATCCGCGTACTGCAAGAATTAGTACCGAAGGATATCAAGTTTACAAAATTGTCCGAAGGACAATACTTAGTTGAATAA
- a CDS encoding response regulator transcription factor yields the protein MEERKPKILLAEDDTNLGMVLKNYLELNDYDVELCRDGILALAAFRRDKFDICLLDIMMPNMDGFQLAEEIRDVDPDIPLFFLSAKTMKEDIIQGYKLGADDYISKPFDSELLLLKIKAILKRNAELNQKEEEVHEFKIGFYDFNSRLRTLTHGGESHTLSPKENELLHMLCEHKNDLLPREVALKKIWGSDTYFNGRSMDVYIAKLRKYLKDDPNIEIVNIHGNGFRLVVKD from the coding sequence ATGGAAGAACGTAAACCCAAAATACTGTTAGCAGAAGATGATACGAACCTAGGCATGGTGTTGAAGAATTACTTGGAGCTGAATGATTATGATGTTGAACTATGTAGGGATGGTATCTTGGCTCTGGCTGCATTCCGCAGGGATAAATTCGATATCTGCTTACTGGATATCATGATGCCTAATATGGATGGCTTCCAATTAGCGGAGGAAATCAGGGATGTGGATCCCGATATTCCCTTATTCTTCCTTTCTGCCAAAACCATGAAAGAAGATATCATCCAAGGTTATAAACTGGGCGCCGACGATTACATTTCCAAACCTTTTGATAGCGAGTTGTTATTGCTGAAAATAAAGGCCATCCTGAAAAGGAATGCCGAATTGAACCAGAAGGAAGAAGAAGTGCACGAGTTCAAAATCGGGTTCTATGATTTTAATTCCAGGTTGCGTACTTTAACGCATGGTGGTGAAAGTCATACGCTTTCTCCCAAAGAAAATGAATTATTACATATGCTATGCGAGCATAAGAACGATCTTTTACCGAGGGAAGTGGCCTTGAAGAAGATCTGGGGTAGCGATACTTATTTCAATGGTCGCAGTATGGATGTGTATATAGCGAAGTTGCGTAAATATTTGAAAGATGATCCTAACATCGAGATCGTGAACATTCACGGGAATGGTTTCCGGTTAGTCGTAAAGGACTAA
- a CDS encoding RNA polymerase sigma factor, whose translation MEQDIDIIYTNHLKKGDFKVFEAIFNTYWESLYLYAAKILDSEENARDIIQDLFVSLWERRTHLDIQTNIRQYLFSATRKLILRKFRDDGLKEKHLEKFIHFSELRSEFSLLRIEQKDIIQHFQKDLQQLPVKERQVFEWYHFDELSIREIAQKSGTAEQTVRNQLSNAYRKAKPLLHKLLFFI comes from the coding sequence ATGGAGCAAGATATTGACATAATATACACGAATCATCTGAAAAAGGGCGATTTTAAAGTATTTGAAGCTATTTTCAATACTTATTGGGAGTCCCTATACCTGTATGCTGCTAAAATTTTGGATAGCGAAGAAAATGCACGCGATATCATTCAAGATTTGTTTGTTAGTCTTTGGGAAAGAAGGACACACCTGGATATTCAAACGAATATCAGGCAATATTTATTCAGTGCTACCAGGAAGCTCATCCTTAGAAAATTCCGGGATGATGGATTAAAGGAAAAACACCTGGAGAAGTTCATCCACTTTAGTGAATTACGCTCCGAGTTTTCTTTACTTAGAATTGAACAAAAAGATATTATTCAGCATTTTCAGAAAGATTTACAGCAACTGCCTGTTAAGGAAAGGCAGGTTTTTGAATGGTACCATTTCGATGAACTCAGTATCCGCGAAATTGCCCAGAAATCCGGGACTGCCGAGCAGACCGTCCGCAACCAGCTTAGCAATGCTTACCGTAAAGCAAAACCATTACTTCATAAGTTATTATTCTTCATTTAG
- a CDS encoding DUF3108 domain-containing protein: MKYLVLMFLGLTVTGAPRVIDPAPMPPPAKQSTREDFCGIHNTSFKAGESITFKVYYKLAKVYVGAGQAVFNCKLEKYNNKDVYHVVGDGRTFRAYDWIFKVRDKYESYIDTATLKPLRFIRNVNEGGYKIYNNVSFDRETNKATSTTGIFDVPNCVQDVISSIYYARNIDFSKYNPGDRIPFSMFLDDEVYNIYIRYIGKEEVNTKFGKFRAIKFKPLLIKGTLFEGGEKMNVWVSDDANKIPLRIESPISVGSVVVDMVEYSNLRHPFSSLLKAK; this comes from the coding sequence ATGAAGTATTTAGTACTAATGTTTTTAGGATTGACTGTCACGGGTGCACCCAGGGTCATCGATCCTGCCCCGATGCCCCCGCCAGCAAAACAATCTACCCGCGAAGATTTCTGCGGTATCCACAATACCAGTTTCAAAGCAGGGGAAAGTATTACGTTCAAAGTTTATTATAAATTAGCCAAAGTATATGTTGGCGCCGGACAGGCAGTATTTAACTGCAAGCTGGAAAAATATAACAATAAAGACGTTTACCACGTTGTTGGCGATGGCAGAACCTTCAGGGCATATGACTGGATATTCAAAGTTCGCGATAAGTACGAAAGTTATATCGATACAGCTACCCTCAAACCCTTGCGGTTTATCAGGAACGTGAACGAAGGCGGTTATAAAATTTACAATAACGTTTCTTTTGACAGGGAAACTAACAAGGCAACCAGCACAACGGGAATATTTGATGTCCCTAATTGCGTACAAGATGTAATCAGTTCTATTTATTACGCGCGTAACATCGACTTTTCGAAATACAATCCCGGCGACCGCATCCCGTTCTCCATGTTTTTGGATGACGAGGTCTACAATATTTACATCCGCTACATTGGTAAGGAAGAAGTTAATACGAAATTTGGTAAATTCCGGGCAATCAAGTTTAAACCGCTGCTGATTAAAGGCACCTTGTTCGAAGGCGGTGAAAAGATGAATGTTTGGGTAAGTGATGATGCCAATAAGATTCCCCTGCGTATAGAAAGTCCCATATCAGTAGGAAGCGTCGTGGTTGATATGGTAGAATACTCGAACCTGCGACATCCTTTTTCCTCGTTATTAAAGGCGAAATAA
- a CDS encoding SusC/RagA family TonB-linked outer membrane protein, translated as MIEILNKPSARAFGKGILIAMLSLSICGEAWSQQRSKMVKELHIDAGSLPVALKSLQMEAGVDILFESTALKGIQVGTVDIKNASVESILQKLLEGSGFTYSVNEGVFVIKKAAPKVTVNGHVTEHGSGTALPGVNIKVLGTSTGAATNAEGKFNLLADAENDTLLFSYIGYQSQKIALQGRTNVSVIMQSSASTLNSVVVVGYGQTTKSELTGAISHLDSKDFNSGVFSSPDQLLQGKVPGLNITRSGDPNGSPAVILRGPSTFREGEAQQPFYVIDGVPGASIQLVAPADIVSVDVLKDAASTAIYGARAANGVIMITTRHAKEGQSWIAYNGYGAAEKISNSIDMLTGDELRKFLADNGNSLNPSDEDGANTDWQDAVTRTGFSHNHNLSFGGGNGKTVFDGNLNYLQNEGIMKGSALERMNIRANLEQRAFNDRLKVSLAISNSISSQDRIPDLVFLNMLTYLPTSNIKNADGSYKEDWSRTRNYLNPVSLIVNNSDRAKTKTLLGNMRAELKLAEGLTYNLNVSYQDEQINRDIYHGRESGIAQGLNGESIRSSFTNTRKLLENYFNYNLHLGQNNLKFLLGYSWQEDRKGDGFQTSNQNFVSDATKGNNLGFGSPLSGYIPNYGTTRISTLRFISFYGRVNYAYKDKYLLQASLRQDGSSAFGKNNRWALFPAFSGAWKISSESFMQDINWLNVLKLRVGYGVSGNSLGFDPLIAILRYDLSGKFYYNGQILSSIAPVQNDNPDLKWESTGMFNVGIDMAVLKNKLSVSLDFYSKQTNDLIYSYNVPSTSVVPTMLANVGKMKNTGFELQVNATPVSTRDFTWTTSANLAHNKNEIVSLSNDIFKVDYIETADLGGRGQSGNYSQRLLEGTPLGTFYTMKYGGKDKDGLSQFIKPDGSFTREYNSSYLVQTGNAQPDLLYGWSNTFTYKQFDVNFFVRGVYGNQILNATLANLNVPYGSTATNLPVFSLGESANDDRAYLLSDRYIENGSYLRLDNATLGYTVPLKSTYIKNIRLYASVNNVFVITKYRGIDPEINMGGLTPGIDNNNFYPKTRSFLLGLNASF; from the coding sequence ATGATTGAAATTTTAAACAAGCCAAGTGCCCGTGCATTTGGTAAAGGGATTCTTATTGCCATGCTCTCGCTCAGCATTTGCGGGGAGGCATGGTCGCAGCAGCGAAGCAAGATGGTGAAAGAACTTCATATTGATGCAGGCTCTTTACCCGTTGCCTTGAAATCCTTGCAGATGGAAGCAGGGGTAGATATATTGTTTGAATCAACTGCCTTAAAGGGCATCCAGGTTGGAACGGTTGATATTAAAAACGCAAGTGTTGAATCAATCTTGCAAAAATTATTAGAAGGAAGTGGTTTCACTTACTCAGTGAATGAAGGCGTTTTCGTGATAAAGAAAGCTGCTCCCAAAGTAACTGTAAATGGCCATGTAACTGAGCATGGTTCTGGCACGGCCTTGCCCGGCGTGAATATAAAGGTGCTGGGAACAAGCACCGGTGCAGCCACCAACGCCGAAGGCAAGTTTAATTTGCTGGCGGATGCTGAAAATGATACACTATTGTTCAGCTACATTGGTTACCAATCACAAAAGATCGCTTTGCAAGGCAGGACAAATGTATCCGTCATCATGCAATCCAGCGCCAGTACACTAAATAGTGTCGTGGTAGTTGGTTACGGGCAAACGACAAAAAGTGAATTGACAGGTGCCATTTCACATTTAGATTCCAAGGATTTTAATTCAGGCGTATTTAGTTCTCCCGACCAACTATTGCAAGGGAAAGTCCCTGGCTTGAACATTACCAGGAGTGGCGACCCTAATGGCTCGCCCGCCGTGATTTTGAGAGGTCCCTCGACCTTCAGGGAAGGCGAGGCGCAACAACCATTTTACGTAATCGATGGTGTCCCCGGTGCATCTATACAGTTGGTAGCGCCCGCGGACATTGTTTCCGTGGATGTACTGAAAGATGCCGCTTCCACCGCCATTTACGGGGCGAGGGCGGCAAACGGTGTTATCATGATTACCACCAGGCATGCCAAGGAAGGACAAAGTTGGATTGCTTACAACGGTTATGGCGCCGCTGAGAAAATATCAAATAGTATTGATATGTTGACCGGCGATGAGCTACGTAAATTTCTTGCGGATAACGGCAACTCCCTAAATCCTAGCGATGAAGATGGCGCCAATACCGATTGGCAGGATGCGGTTACAAGAACCGGCTTTTCACATAACCACAACCTTTCCTTCGGCGGCGGAAACGGGAAAACCGTGTTTGACGGTAACTTGAACTACTTGCAGAACGAAGGTATTATGAAAGGTTCGGCCCTGGAAAGGATGAATATCAGGGCCAACCTGGAGCAGCGGGCATTCAACGATCGGCTGAAAGTGAGCCTTGCAATCAGCAATAGCATTAGCTCCCAGGATCGTATCCCGGATTTGGTATTTCTTAATATGCTGACTTACCTGCCAACCAGTAACATTAAGAATGCTGATGGTTCTTATAAAGAAGACTGGTCAAGGACAAGGAATTACCTCAACCCCGTTTCTTTGATTGTCAATAACAGCGATCGTGCCAAGACGAAGACATTATTAGGAAATATGCGTGCAGAGTTGAAGTTGGCCGAAGGCTTGACCTATAACCTGAACGTATCCTACCAGGATGAACAAATCAACCGTGATATATACCATGGCCGTGAATCGGGCATCGCGCAGGGATTGAATGGGGAGTCTATCCGTAGTTCGTTTACGAATACCCGGAAATTATTGGAAAATTATTTCAACTATAATTTACACCTGGGGCAAAATAACCTCAAATTCTTGTTGGGTTATTCTTGGCAGGAAGACCGGAAAGGCGATGGTTTCCAAACATCCAATCAGAACTTCGTTTCCGATGCTACAAAAGGGAATAACTTGGGCTTTGGTAGTCCTTTATCCGGCTACATTCCCAATTATGGTACTACGAGGATATCAACACTTCGGTTTATTTCTTTTTACGGAAGGGTGAATTATGCTTATAAAGATAAGTACTTACTGCAAGCTAGTTTGCGGCAAGATGGATCTTCCGCATTTGGTAAGAACAACCGTTGGGCCTTGTTCCCTGCATTTTCCGGGGCTTGGAAAATTAGCAGCGAGTCCTTTATGCAAGATATTAATTGGTTAAATGTGCTGAAATTAAGAGTTGGTTACGGTGTATCCGGTAACTCTTTAGGTTTTGATCCCCTAATTGCGATCCTGCGTTATGACCTATCCGGTAAGTTTTATTACAATGGGCAAATCCTGAGTAGTATTGCCCCGGTACAGAACGACAATCCTGATTTGAAATGGGAAAGTACCGGTATGTTTAATGTTGGCATTGACATGGCAGTGCTGAAGAATAAATTAAGTGTAAGCTTAGATTTTTATAGTAAACAAACTAATGATCTAATCTATTCTTACAACGTTCCCAGCACCAGCGTGGTACCAACAATGTTGGCAAATGTAGGAAAGATGAAGAATACCGGCTTCGAATTACAAGTGAATGCCACCCCGGTTAGTACCAGGGATTTTACATGGACTACCAGCGCAAATTTAGCTCATAACAAGAACGAGATCGTTTCGCTATCCAATGACATATTTAAGGTTGACTATATAGAAACTGCTGATCTTGGAGGGAGAGGACAGTCGGGTAATTATTCACAAAGGCTGTTAGAAGGTACGCCATTGGGCACATTTTACACAATGAAATACGGTGGAAAAGATAAAGATGGCTTGTCGCAATTCATCAAACCCGATGGCAGCTTTACCCGTGAATACAACAGTAGTTACCTTGTTCAAACCGGTAATGCGCAGCCTGATTTATTGTACGGTTGGAGTAATACATTTACTTATAAACAATTTGATGTTAACTTTTTTGTCAGGGGAGTATATGGAAACCAAATCCTGAATGCAACATTGGCCAACTTGAACGTGCCTTACGGATCCACGGCAACGAATTTACCAGTGTTCAGTTTAGGCGAATCAGCAAATGATGACCGTGCTTATCTTTTAAGTGACCGCTATATCGAGAACGGATCTTACTTGAGGTTAGATAACGCGACATTGGGATATACCGTACCGCTTAAAAGCACATATATCAAGAATATCCGATTGTATGCCTCTGTAAACAATGTATTTGTCATTACGAAATACCGCGGTATCGACCCGGAAATCAATATGGGCGGACTTACACCCGGTATTGATAACAACAATTTCTATCCTAAAACCCGTTCTTTCCTTTTGGGATTGAACGCATCATTCTAA
- a CDS encoding lysylphosphatidylglycerol synthase domain-containing protein: MKSTLAEMQTLVAEQGILILLLMGIMMMVNWGLEARKWQLLVRPLEYVPFKRAFMAVFSGVSVSVSTPNRVGEYGGRVLYLANRHKLKAIAATIVGSYSQLIVTIVMGLCGMIFYINNFEIIKSSQYFAPNFWEKILLGVLIMICVLIILLYFRLQIIVAIFDKVPILRKAKIFVLIIARYSAKDLRKLLLLSTLRYMVFSAQYLILLYALGVTVVWWQGFLMISTIYLVMAIVPTIAIAELGLRGQVSLYFLGLLSKNMAGIIAATVGLWLINLVLPAVIGCILLLGVKIFKDK; this comes from the coding sequence TTGAAGAGCACCCTCGCGGAGATGCAAACATTGGTTGCGGAGCAGGGAATACTAATTTTATTGCTGATGGGTATCATGATGATGGTCAACTGGGGATTGGAAGCAAGGAAGTGGCAACTGCTGGTGCGACCTTTAGAATATGTACCTTTTAAGCGCGCATTTATGGCGGTATTCTCGGGCGTCTCGGTTTCGGTGAGTACACCCAACCGTGTCGGGGAATATGGAGGCCGCGTACTTTACCTGGCCAACAGGCATAAGCTGAAAGCAATTGCAGCCACGATCGTAGGTAGTTATAGCCAATTGATCGTGACCATCGTAATGGGTCTTTGCGGGATGATTTTTTATATTAACAACTTCGAAATCATTAAGTCCAGTCAATATTTTGCCCCGAATTTTTGGGAGAAAATACTACTAGGCGTGTTAATTATGATTTGTGTGTTAATCATTCTATTATATTTTAGACTACAAATAATCGTTGCTATCTTTGATAAGGTACCTATACTGAGAAAAGCCAAGATATTTGTTTTGATCATAGCCCGGTATTCAGCAAAGGATTTAAGGAAACTGTTGCTCTTGTCTACACTGCGTTATATGGTCTTCTCGGCACAGTATTTGATTTTGTTGTACGCATTAGGAGTAACCGTGGTTTGGTGGCAGGGATTTTTGATGATTAGCACGATATATCTAGTGATGGCCATTGTACCTACTATCGCGATAGCCGAGTTAGGGTTGAGGGGACAAGTGAGTTTGTATTTCCTTGGTTTATTGAGTAAAAATATGGCGGGTATTATCGCGGCTACGGTGGGATTATGGTTGATTAACCTCGTATTGCCGGCTGTAATAGGATGTATTTTATTATTAGGCGTCAAAATTTTTAAGGATAAATAG
- the ruvB gene encoding Holliday junction branch migration DNA helicase RuvB, translated as MMPNPNIRPDETRLSAADKEFENSIRPKEIVDFSGQDQIIENLKIFIKAAKMRGEALDHILFHGPPGLGKTTLSRIVANELGVNIKETSGPVIEKPGDLAGLLTNLGEKDVLFIDEIHRLSTVVEEYLYSAMEDYRIDIMIDSGPNARSIQINLSPFTLVGATTRSGLLTAPLLSRFGIKSRLEYYTADTLQKIIWRASGLLNTKITSEAAMEIARRSRGTPRIANGLLRRVRDFAQVMGNGVIDLEIAQFSLKALNVDEYGLDEMDNRILTIIIENFKGGPVGISTIATAVGEEPGTLEEVYEPFLIQEGFMKRTPRGREVTEKAYMHLGKKPPYQGGTLLF; from the coding sequence ATGATGCCGAATCCAAATATCCGCCCCGATGAAACGCGGTTAAGTGCTGCCGATAAGGAGTTTGAAAATAGCATCCGTCCAAAGGAGATCGTTGATTTTTCCGGGCAAGACCAAATTATTGAGAATCTTAAGATCTTTATCAAAGCAGCCAAGATGCGCGGTGAAGCCCTTGATCATATCTTGTTTCATGGCCCCCCGGGCTTGGGTAAAACAACACTATCCAGGATCGTTGCCAACGAATTAGGTGTGAACATCAAGGAAACATCCGGACCGGTTATTGAAAAACCGGGAGATTTGGCAGGTTTATTAACGAACCTCGGAGAGAAGGATGTGCTTTTTATAGATGAGATCCACCGCCTAAGTACAGTAGTGGAAGAATATTTGTATTCCGCCATGGAGGATTACCGCATCGATATCATGATCGACAGCGGACCGAATGCCCGGTCTATTCAAATTAACTTGTCGCCGTTTACCTTGGTAGGCGCTACTACACGTTCCGGTTTATTAACAGCCCCTTTACTGTCCCGCTTCGGGATCAAGTCGAGGTTAGAATATTATACGGCAGATACCTTGCAGAAAATCATTTGGAGAGCATCGGGCCTGTTGAACACTAAAATAACTTCGGAAGCGGCCATGGAAATTGCGCGCCGCTCCAGGGGAACACCGAGGATTGCCAACGGCTTATTGCGCCGTGTCCGGGACTTTGCACAAGTAATGGGAAACGGTGTTATAGATTTGGAGATCGCCCAATTCAGTTTGAAAGCATTGAATGTGGATGAATACGGGCTAGATGAAATGGATAACCGTATATTAACGATCATCATTGAAAACTTCAAAGGTGGTCCTGTAGGTATCAGCACGATTGCAACGGCAGTGGGAGAAGAGCCCGGGACCTTGGAAGAAGTGTACGAACCATTTTTAATCCAGGAAGGATTCATGAAACGCACACCGCGCGGCAGGGAAGTAACAGAAAAGGCTTATATGCACCTCGGCAAAAAGCCTCCGTATCAAGGTGGCACCTTGCTGTTTTAA